In Devosia sp. XK-2, one DNA window encodes the following:
- a CDS encoding citrate/2-methylcitrate synthase has protein sequence MLSKIDVNLDVIDQCEADMNWLTADEALARLGTKPQTLYANVSRGRITARPDPSDPRKSLYRQDDVERLASRRQGRRPARIVAAESIAWGEPVLETAISTISADQLLYRGEDAVKLAETATLGAAARLLWASDERPDFANRAQARQPGIAAAYRAMAELAATAMPTSGRHRAVLLEDAALVVSFLSGALAAPGSDPLHERLARQWQRRDAADPLRRALVLLAEHELNASTFAARVTASTGAPLAAAVLSGLAALSGPLHGNASQSMAGLVDQAQRLGADAAIAAHLRQGGALPCFGHRLYAKGDARAATLLAAFTVPQVFAELAMAGERLTGEKPNIDFALAAMTAAFGLPDDAPLQVFALARSVGWIAHALEQVETGTLIRPRARYTGPRPQIS, from the coding sequence ATGCTAAGCAAGATTGACGTCAATCTTGATGTTATTGATCAATGCGAGGCGGACATGAATTGGCTGACGGCGGACGAAGCGCTGGCACGGTTGGGCACCAAGCCGCAGACACTTTATGCCAATGTCAGCCGGGGGCGGATCACCGCGCGGCCGGACCCGAGCGATCCACGCAAAAGCCTCTACCGGCAGGACGATGTCGAGCGGCTGGCCAGCCGCCGACAGGGCCGCCGCCCGGCTCGCATCGTGGCTGCCGAGTCCATCGCCTGGGGCGAGCCGGTGCTGGAAACCGCGATTTCCACCATCAGCGCCGACCAATTGCTCTATCGGGGCGAAGATGCGGTCAAGCTGGCGGAGACCGCCACATTGGGCGCCGCAGCCCGGCTGCTCTGGGCTTCGGATGAGCGACCCGACTTTGCCAATCGGGCGCAGGCGCGACAGCCCGGCATTGCCGCGGCCTATCGGGCCATGGCCGAGTTGGCCGCCACGGCGATGCCGACAAGCGGGCGGCATCGGGCGGTGCTGCTTGAGGATGCGGCCCTGGTCGTGTCCTTCCTCAGTGGCGCCCTGGCCGCGCCCGGCAGCGATCCGCTGCATGAACGCCTGGCGCGGCAGTGGCAGCGGCGCGATGCCGCCGATCCGCTCCGGCGGGCACTGGTGCTGCTGGCCGAGCATGAGCTGAACGCCTCGACCTTCGCGGCGCGCGTCACCGCCTCGACCGGCGCGCCCCTGGCCGCCGCCGTCCTGTCCGGGCTGGCAGCCCTATCGGGCCCGCTGCATGGCAATGCCAGCCAGAGCATGGCAGGTCTGGTCGATCAGGCGCAGAGGCTGGGAGCCGATGCAGCGATTGCAGCGCATTTGCGCCAGGGCGGTGCCCTGCCCTGTTTCGGTCACCGCCTCTACGCCAAGGGCGACGCCCGCGCCGCGACCCTTCTAGCCGCATTCACCGTGCCGCAGGTCTTTGCCGAACTGGCCATGGCCGGCGAACGCCTGACCGGAGAGAAGCCGAATATCGACTTCGCGCTGGCCGCGATGACAGCCGCATTCGGTCTGCCGGACGATGCGCCGCTGCAGGTCTTCGCCCTGGCCCGCAGCGTGGGCTGGATTGCCCACGCGCTGGAACAGGTCGAAACAGGTACGCTGATAAGGCCACGGGCGCGATATACCGGCCCGAGGCCCCAGATCAGTTGA
- a CDS encoding citrate synthase/methylcitrate synthase: MSGLDDVIAAETRLSEVDGANGRLVICGHSLDALAGRVSYEAVLALLLPGLLSANREVVRAELAQARLRAFREVSRLDADLVSLSLTEALRALMARLPDGEDKSVALLQIAAPAVFVPALVRAKRAQKPMPPHPGLSHAADMLAMLSGNVPSTEQVRALDTYLVTVSDHGLNASTFTARVVASTRAGYASAVLAALGALKGPLHGGAPGPVLDMLDAIGAPDKAAPWVDAALTRGERLMGFGHRIYRVRDPRADALKAALNQLGAAGGWDPNRLALAEAVEREALLALRAAKPDRVLETNVEFFTALLLEALGFPREAFTGVFAAGRVGGWIAHACEQVETGRLIRPQSRYVGPKAA; the protein is encoded by the coding sequence ATGTCCGGTCTTGATGACGTCATTGCCGCTGAAACCCGCCTCAGCGAGGTCGACGGCGCCAATGGGCGCCTGGTGATCTGCGGCCATAGCCTGGACGCACTGGCCGGGCGGGTCAGTTACGAGGCGGTTCTGGCCCTGTTGCTGCCCGGCCTGCTATCGGCCAATAGGGAGGTGGTGCGGGCAGAACTGGCGCAGGCACGGCTCCGGGCGTTCCGGGAAGTTTCAAGGCTGGATGCCGATCTAGTCTCTCTCTCCCTCACCGAAGCGCTTCGTGCCCTTATGGCACGCCTGCCAGATGGCGAGGATAAGTCCGTGGCCCTGCTGCAGATTGCGGCGCCTGCCGTCTTCGTGCCGGCGCTGGTCCGCGCGAAACGGGCGCAGAAGCCGATGCCGCCGCATCCGGGGCTGAGCCACGCGGCCGATATGCTGGCCATGCTGTCGGGCAATGTGCCCAGCACCGAACAGGTCAGGGCGCTCGACACCTATCTCGTCACGGTCTCCGACCATGGGCTCAATGCCTCGACCTTCACCGCCCGTGTCGTCGCCTCTACCCGCGCCGGCTATGCCTCGGCGGTGCTGGCGGCCCTGGGGGCGCTCAAGGGGCCGCTGCATGGCGGTGCGCCCGGACCCGTGCTCGACATGCTCGATGCCATTGGTGCGCCGGACAAGGCCGCGCCCTGGGTCGATGCAGCCCTGACGCGGGGTGAGCGGCTCATGGGCTTCGGCCACCGCATTTACCGGGTGCGCGACCCTCGGGCCGATGCACTCAAGGCCGCGCTCAATCAGCTCGGTGCCGCGGGCGGCTGGGACCCCAATCGACTGGCGCTGGCCGAGGCGGTGGAACGCGAGGCGCTGCTTGCCCTGCGCGCCGCCAAGCCCGATCGGGTGCTCGAGACCAATGTGGAATTCTTCACCGCCCTGCTGCTCGAAGCCCTTGGCTTCCCGCGCGAGGCATTCACAGGCGTTTTCGCTGCCGGCCGGGTCGGCGGCTGGATCGCCCATGCATGCGAACAGGTCGAAACCGGTCGCCTCATCCGCCCGCAATCGCGCTATGTGGGTCCGAAGGCGGCTTAA
- the mutL gene encoding DNA mismatch repair endonuclease MutL, with protein MPIRQLPEDLINRIAAGEVVERPASVVKELIENSIDARARRITVTTANGGMDLIRIADDGQGMDRDDLLLSVERHATSKLGADDLDDIRTLGFRGEALASIGSVARLSVASRTTDAETGLVLMVDNGRRSGPMPQAMNRGTVIEVKDLFAQVPARRKFLKSARAETGAITDVVKRLAMANPQVHFVLEGSDRTASNWPAVTGEGALGARLGQVMGADFVENAVTLATARHGIVVAGMAGLPTYTRANSLSQFYFVNGRSVRDKVLVGAVRAAFADYVFRDRFPVVALYLAIDPAEVDVNVHPAKAELRFRDQGAVRGAVIKAIGTALASAGFKASTSVAEDILGAFSTPEMAEPDAPAPVAPAGQAYQPQRYAIPMDRAPLNLDRRPGQLVGFTEPSARVEPIEIPAEPADYPLGTARAQMFDNYIIAQNGTGLLLVDQHAAHERLVYERFKAQLASGPVPSQAQLIPVIIELPEEDCARLEEAASELERFGLYLDRFGPRAIAVRETPALLGNTDISGLVRDLADGLAEWDSTAALTERMEAIIGRMACHGSVRSGRRLRVDEMNALLREMEATPHSGQCIHGRPTYVELKKGDIERLFGRSR; from the coding sequence TTGCCCATCCGCCAGCTACCCGAAGACCTGATCAACCGCATTGCCGCCGGCGAGGTGGTCGAGCGCCCGGCCAGCGTGGTCAAGGAACTCATAGAAAATTCCATTGATGCGCGCGCGCGCCGCATTACCGTGACCACGGCCAATGGCGGCATGGACCTGATCCGCATTGCCGATGACGGGCAGGGCATGGATCGCGACGATCTCTTGCTGTCGGTTGAGCGGCATGCCACCTCCAAGCTCGGCGCCGACGATCTCGACGATATCCGCACGCTGGGCTTCCGTGGCGAGGCGCTGGCCTCCATCGGTTCGGTGGCGCGGCTCTCCGTCGCCTCGCGAACAACCGACGCCGAAACCGGTCTGGTGCTCATGGTGGACAATGGCCGCCGGTCCGGCCCCATGCCGCAAGCCATGAATCGGGGGACGGTCATCGAGGTCAAGGACCTCTTCGCCCAGGTCCCGGCACGGCGTAAATTTCTCAAAAGCGCGCGGGCGGAAACCGGCGCCATCACCGATGTGGTCAAGCGTCTCGCCATGGCCAATCCGCAGGTGCATTTCGTGCTCGAAGGCTCGGACCGCACCGCCTCGAACTGGCCGGCGGTAACCGGCGAAGGCGCGCTTGGGGCCCGGCTCGGCCAGGTCATGGGCGCTGATTTCGTTGAAAACGCGGTGACCCTGGCCACAGCCCGGCACGGCATTGTGGTGGCTGGCATGGCGGGCCTGCCCACCTATACGCGCGCCAATTCCCTTTCGCAGTTCTATTTCGTCAATGGCCGCTCGGTGCGCGACAAGGTGCTGGTCGGCGCCGTGCGCGCCGCCTTTGCCGATTATGTGTTCCGCGACCGTTTCCCGGTTGTCGCGCTCTATCTCGCCATCGACCCGGCGGAGGTAGACGTCAATGTACATCCGGCCAAGGCCGAATTGCGCTTTCGCGATCAGGGCGCGGTGCGCGGCGCCGTGATTAAGGCCATTGGTACTGCCCTTGCCAGCGCCGGTTTCAAGGCGTCGACCAGTGTCGCCGAGGATATTCTGGGGGCCTTTTCGACACCCGAAATGGCCGAACCGGATGCGCCTGCGCCCGTGGCTCCAGCGGGTCAGGCCTATCAGCCGCAGCGTTACGCCATCCCCATGGACCGCGCGCCACTCAATCTCGACCGCCGGCCCGGCCAGCTCGTGGGCTTCACCGAGCCCAGCGCCCGGGTCGAACCGATCGAGATCCCGGCCGAACCGGCGGATTACCCGTTGGGCACCGCGCGGGCGCAGATGTTCGACAATTACATCATTGCCCAGAACGGCACCGGCCTATTACTGGTCGATCAGCATGCGGCCCATGAGCGGCTGGTCTATGAGCGGTTCAAGGCGCAGCTCGCCTCCGGCCCGGTGCCGAGCCAGGCGCAGCTCATTCCGGTGATCATCGAACTGCCCGAAGAGGATTGTGCCCGCCTCGAAGAGGCTGCGTCCGAACTTGAACGCTTTGGACTTTATCTTGACCGTTTCGGTCCGCGCGCCATCGCTGTGCGCGAGACCCCTGCTCTGCTCGGGAATACCGATATTTCCGGTCTCGTCCGTGACCTGGCCGACGGCCTTGCGGAATGGGATAGTACCGCGGCCCTCACCGAACGCATGGAGGCCATTATCGGCCGCATGGCCTGTCACGGCTCGGTTCGCTCCGGGCGGCGCCTGCGAGTGGACGAGATGAATGCCCTCTTGCGCGAGATGGAAGCCACACCCCATTCCGGCCAGTGCATCCATGGCCGCCCCACCTATGTCGAACTCAAGAAGGGCGATATCGAACGCCTGTTCGGCAGAAGTCGTTAA
- a CDS encoding alpha/beta-hydrolase family protein, whose protein sequence is MTTTHPRVPKDWAQRADALWDAVAYHLSPPGLLVGSIFFALSLTPSLLPRTEAVQGILSGCCFAVGYGFGNLAHWLWGFLGLKVPPGRVTRLLGVLVGLVCLGLVLTALLYSNSWQNSVRSVMGMAPVDENQPLIIASAALPIAAVILIAGKVMVTIIRLVWRWLTPHMPPRAAFVLATALVLMLTSILVNTLFLRAALRAADNFYERLDALVSTDSEPPAHWYQTGSAASLVDWDTIGRDSRVYIQSGPDAAAIEAMTGKPAMEPLRTYIGLRSAPTIQDRADLALAELVRIGAFERSALVLVMPVGTGWVDRAAIDTLEYLHHGDVASVAVQYSYLTSVLSLWIEPELGTETAQVLFNTVYAYWTQLPRDKRPRLYLHGLSLGAQASQNSTTVYDVLADPFDGALWAGPPFSSPIWSRMTENRQPGSPAWLPRFGNSSAVRFMNQSGAKGWEGLSWGPMRIVFLQYASDPIVFFSFNSDWRSPDWLRPPRGPDVSPALNWYPVVTFLQLALDAALAQTAPVGYGHVYAPADYIDAWVQVTQPPGWTTAGLEALKQAIDPQDYAPFTP, encoded by the coding sequence ATGACGACCACCCATCCCCGCGTGCCGAAGGATTGGGCCCAGCGGGCGGATGCTCTATGGGATGCGGTGGCCTATCATCTCTCGCCGCCCGGATTGCTGGTGGGGTCTATTTTCTTTGCGCTGTCGTTGACGCCGTCGCTTCTGCCGCGCACCGAAGCGGTGCAGGGTATTCTCTCCGGATGCTGCTTTGCGGTGGGCTATGGCTTTGGCAATCTGGCCCATTGGCTCTGGGGTTTTCTGGGGCTCAAGGTTCCGCCCGGACGGGTCACGCGCCTGCTTGGCGTGCTGGTCGGCCTGGTTTGCCTGGGGCTGGTGCTGACGGCGCTACTTTATTCCAATAGCTGGCAGAATTCGGTGCGCTCGGTCATGGGCATGGCGCCGGTCGATGAGAACCAGCCATTGATCATTGCCTCGGCGGCGCTGCCCATTGCTGCGGTCATCCTGATTGCCGGCAAGGTAATGGTGACCATCATCCGGCTGGTCTGGCGCTGGCTGACGCCGCATATGCCACCCCGGGCCGCCTTCGTTCTGGCCACCGCGCTGGTGCTGATGCTGACCAGCATTCTGGTCAATACCCTGTTCCTGCGCGCCGCATTGCGCGCCGCCGACAATTTCTACGAACGGCTCGATGCGTTGGTATCGACCGATAGTGAGCCGCCCGCCCATTGGTACCAGACCGGCAGCGCCGCCTCACTGGTCGATTGGGATACGATCGGGCGGGATTCGCGCGTCTATATTCAGTCCGGACCCGATGCGGCCGCCATCGAGGCCATGACTGGCAAACCGGCCATGGAGCCGCTGCGCACCTATATCGGCCTGCGATCTGCGCCGACCATTCAGGACCGGGCCGACCTGGCCCTGGCCGAACTGGTGCGGATCGGCGCCTTCGAGCGTTCGGCCCTGGTGCTGGTCATGCCGGTGGGAACCGGCTGGGTGGACCGCGCGGCCATCGACACGCTCGAATATCTGCACCATGGCGATGTGGCGAGCGTTGCAGTGCAATATTCCTATCTCACCAGCGTGCTCTCGCTTTGGATCGAGCCCGAACTGGGGACGGAAACGGCCCAGGTCCTGTTCAACACCGTCTATGCCTATTGGACGCAATTGCCCAGGGACAAGCGGCCCCGGCTCTATTTGCACGGCCTGAGCCTGGGCGCGCAGGCCTCGCAGAATTCCACCACGGTCTACGATGTGCTGGCCGATCCTTTCGACGGCGCGCTTTGGGCCGGGCCGCCCTTTTCCAGCCCCATCTGGAGCCGCATGACCGAGAACCGCCAACCCGGCAGCCCCGCCTGGCTGCCACGCTTCGGCAATTCCTCGGCCGTGCGCTTCATGAACCAGTCCGGCGCCAAAGGCTGGGAGGGCCTGTCCTGGGGGCCTATGCGCATCGTTTTTTTGCAATATGCCTCCGACCCCATCGTCTTTTTCTCCTTCAATAGCGACTGGCGCAGCCCCGACTGGTTGCGCCCACCGCGCGGACCCGATGTGTCTCCGGCGCTCAACTGGTATCCGGTGGTGACCTTCCTGCAATTGGCGCTGGATGCGGCATTGGCGCAGACCGCGCCGGTGGGCTATGGGCATGTCTATGCGCCGGCCGACTATATTGATGCCTGGGTGCAGGTGACCCAGCCGCCGGGCTGGACAACCGCCGGCCTGGAAGCCCTGAAACAGGCAATCGACCCGCAGGACTACGCCCCATTTACGCCGTGA
- a CDS encoding DMT family transporter — protein MRVFLLSSLAMIAFAANSLLARLALVGNGTDPLTYTGLRLLSGALILALLVRLRRSDHAGPLYRSGTWKQALALFGYALAFSLAYVRLGAAMGALVLFASVQIGMVTRAIVAGDRPGPFEWLGLALAGGAFVYLVSPGLSAPDALGSALMILAGLCWAAYSLLGRGSAHPLEDTAGNFLRCLPPALAILGMGLVGQLPQADGVTYAIMSGAIASGLGYAVWYGALPALSRTRAAVIQLSVPVIAAVAAIPLLGEASSLRLVIAAVLILGGIALATLLSGRRRAQRTG, from the coding sequence ATGCGCGTCTTTTTGCTGTCCAGCCTGGCTATGATCGCCTTTGCCGCCAATTCGCTCCTGGCGCGGCTGGCGCTGGTCGGCAATGGCACCGATCCCTTGACCTATACCGGGCTGCGATTGCTGTCCGGCGCGCTCATTCTGGCGTTGCTAGTCCGACTGCGTCGGAGTGACCATGCCGGTCCCCTCTATCGGTCCGGTACTTGGAAACAGGCGCTCGCCCTGTTCGGCTATGCCCTGGCCTTTTCGCTGGCCTATGTCCGGCTGGGCGCGGCCATGGGCGCGCTGGTGCTGTTTGCCAGCGTCCAGATCGGCATGGTGACCCGCGCCATCGTCGCGGGCGACCGGCCCGGTCCATTCGAATGGCTCGGTCTGGCCCTGGCGGGCGGTGCCTTTGTCTATCTCGTATCCCCCGGCCTCAGTGCACCGGACGCATTGGGCAGCGCCTTGATGATCCTGGCGGGCCTGTGCTGGGCCGCCTATTCGCTGCTCGGACGCGGCTCCGCCCATCCGCTCGAGGACACGGCCGGCAATTTCCTGCGCTGTCTGCCGCCGGCGTTGGCAATCCTGGGCATGGGGCTGGTGGGACAGCTGCCGCAGGCGGATGGCGTGACCTATGCCATTATGTCGGGCGCCATCGCTTCGGGCCTGGGCTATGCGGTCTGGTATGGCGCGCTCCCGGCATTGTCCCGGACGCGCGCTGCCGTTATTCAACTCTCCGTGCCCGTTATCGCCGCCGTCGCGGCCATTCCCCTTCTGGGGGAGGCATCGAGCCTGAGGCTGGTCATCGCTGCCGTCCTGATTCTGGGTGGCATTGCGCTGGCGACGCTGCTTTCAGGGCGCAGGCGGGCCCAACGAACCGGATGA
- a CDS encoding nucleoside deaminase, with product MELALALAEDAAAHGEAPVGAVVMEGDHVLAAERNRMQALKDPTAHAEFLAIRKALEIRGSGRLDGCDLYVTLEPCAMCAGAIAHARLRRVYFAAEDIKAGAVENGIRLFDQPTCHHRPEVVGGLSAGRAEAMLTQFFRKLRD from the coding sequence ATGGAACTGGCCCTGGCCCTGGCCGAAGACGCCGCCGCCCATGGTGAGGCCCCGGTTGGCGCGGTGGTCATGGAGGGCGATCACGTGCTGGCGGCCGAGCGCAACCGCATGCAGGCGCTCAAGGACCCCACTGCCCATGCCGAATTCCTCGCGATCCGCAAGGCGCTTGAAATCCGCGGCAGCGGCCGTCTGGACGGTTGCGATCTCTATGTGACGCTGGAGCCCTGCGCCATGTGTGCCGGCGCCATCGCCCATGCCCGGTTGCGCCGCGTCTATTTTGCCGCCGAGGATATCAAGGCCGGGGCGGTGGAAAACGGCATTCGGCTGTTCGACCAGCCCACCTGTCACCACCGACCAGAGGTGGTCGGCGGGCTCTCGGCCGGCCGGGCCGAGGCGATGCTGACCCAATTTTTCCGCAAGCTCCGGGACTGA
- a CDS encoding helix-turn-helix transcriptional regulator, giving the protein MPAPPPISNTIRRLRFDHGEMTQQQLADAIGMTRQTVAAIEQNKYSPSLEAAFRIAEVFGVDIGEVFQWKAGQQSGS; this is encoded by the coding sequence ATGCCGGCCCCTCCACCCATTTCCAACACTATTCGCCGGCTGCGGTTCGATCATGGCGAAATGACCCAGCAGCAATTGGCTGACGCCATCGGCATGACCCGGCAGACGGTCGCGGCCATCGAGCAGAACAAATATTCGCCGTCCCTGGAGGCCGCCTTTCGGATTGCCGAAGTGTTTGGCGTCGACATCGGCGAGGTTTTTCAGTGGAAGGCCGGCCAGCAATCCGGTTCCTGA
- a CDS encoding NAD(P)-dependent alcohol dehydrogenase — protein MNAWFARRYGGPDVLRLEELPKPVPGPGEVLVAVHVTTVSSADHRIRACDLPSGMTLMGRLALGWSGPRQPILGTELAGIVEVVGQGVMRFEPGNAVYAFTGARQGAHAEYVLLKEDGPIALIPEGVDMQTAAALCFGGTTALHYLRKANVHAGETVLVLGGAGAVGSALVQLAKMRGAHVNATASAANLDLLRVLGADAVIDYKSTDVTGLEQDFDVIADTVAALDFARAQKLLKPGGRYLAIAGGMKELLGSLRRGPQGKRMIAGPAAERREDIEELGRLAALGQFRPLIGKVFAFKDMPAAHALADTGHKRGSVVVEVVAPSVKGC, from the coding sequence ATGAATGCCTGGTTTGCCCGCCGCTATGGCGGACCCGATGTGCTGCGCCTTGAAGAGCTGCCCAAGCCCGTTCCCGGACCGGGCGAGGTACTGGTTGCGGTTCATGTCACCACGGTCAGTTCCGCCGACCACCGCATCCGCGCCTGCGACCTGCCGTCGGGAATGACGCTGATGGGCCGGCTGGCTCTCGGCTGGAGCGGCCCGCGCCAGCCTATTCTGGGCACTGAGCTGGCCGGCATTGTCGAGGTCGTGGGGCAGGGGGTGATGCGGTTTGAACCCGGCAATGCGGTCTACGCCTTTACCGGTGCCAGACAGGGTGCCCATGCCGAATATGTTCTGCTCAAGGAAGACGGGCCCATCGCCCTTATTCCGGAGGGTGTGGACATGCAGACCGCCGCCGCGCTCTGCTTTGGCGGTACGACAGCGCTGCATTATCTGCGCAAGGCCAATGTGCATGCCGGGGAAACGGTGCTGGTGCTGGGCGGCGCCGGGGCTGTCGGCTCGGCGCTGGTCCAATTGGCCAAGATGCGGGGTGCGCATGTGAACGCCACGGCTAGCGCCGCTAATCTGGACCTGCTGCGTGTCCTGGGGGCGGATGCGGTGATCGACTACAAGAGCACCGATGTGACAGGGCTCGAACAAGACTTCGACGTGATTGCCGACACTGTGGCGGCCCTCGATTTCGCGCGGGCACAAAAACTGCTCAAGCCGGGCGGTCGTTACCTCGCCATTGCCGGCGGCATGAAGGAATTATTGGGCAGCCTGCGCCGGGGTCCCCAGGGCAAGCGCATGATTGCCGGGCCTGCCGCCGAGCGCCGCGAGGATATCGAGGAACTGGGACGGCTGGCCGCTCTCGGGCAATTCCGGCCGCTTATAGGCAAGGTCTTTGCCTTTAAGGACATGCCCGCCGCCCATGCATTGGCCGATACGGGGCACAAGCGCGGCAGCGTCGTGGTGGAGGTAGTAGCGCCGAGCGTGAAAGGGTGTTGA
- a CDS encoding alpha/beta hydrolase: MLRRIFVALAATAAIFSLQVTSFAEEQTAMTDQPQTGFALVNGLELYYEIHGSGSPLLVLHGGIGATEQFGPNIALWAQNRQVIVAHMQGHGFTKDIDRPYDLEQFADDAAGLLDHLNMPQADVLGYSMGASVAAHLAVQHPDKVGKLILVSGTMDNGGQYPEVQAAFPAMADNAAQIGAGMAASPLASMYPDIDWETAFRKMGELQSQSHDYGDQFARITAPTLLVFADADSVTGDHILAMYRALGGFQRDGGLDGSQRAQAQLAIVPGHTHYNILETTQVGQLSETFLAQ, from the coding sequence ATGTTGCGCAGAATCTTTGTCGCTCTCGCTGCTACGGCGGCGATCTTCTCGCTCCAGGTCACATCCTTTGCTGAGGAACAAACCGCCATGACCGACCAGCCCCAAACCGGCTTTGCCCTCGTTAACGGCCTTGAGCTCTATTACGAAATCCATGGCTCCGGCTCGCCCCTGCTGGTGCTGCATGGCGGTATCGGCGCCACCGAACAGTTCGGCCCCAATATCGCGCTATGGGCCCAGAATCGTCAGGTTATCGTCGCCCATATGCAGGGACACGGCTTTACCAAGGATATCGATCGGCCCTATGACCTCGAGCAATTCGCCGATGACGCGGCAGGCCTGCTCGATCATTTGAACATGCCGCAGGCCGATGTGCTGGGATATTCGATGGGTGCCAGCGTGGCGGCCCATCTGGCGGTCCAGCATCCCGACAAGGTTGGCAAGCTGATCCTGGTGAGCGGCACCATGGATAATGGCGGCCAATATCCCGAGGTGCAGGCCGCTTTCCCGGCCATGGCCGACAATGCCGCCCAGATCGGGGCCGGCATGGCCGCCTCGCCATTGGCAAGCATGTATCCCGACATCGATTGGGAAACCGCGTTTCGCAAAATGGGCGAGCTGCAGAGCCAGTCCCACGACTATGGCGACCAATTCGCCCGGATCACCGCGCCCACGCTTCTGGTCTTTGCCGATGCCGACAGCGTGACTGGCGATCATATATTGGCCATGTATCGCGCGCTTGGCGGCTTTCAACGCGATGGCGGGCTCGACGGGTCACAGCGGGCCCAGGCGCAACTGGCTATCGTGCCGGGACACACGCATTACAATATCCTCGAAACCACCCAGGTTGGCCAACTGAGCGAAACCTTCCTGGCGCAATAG
- a CDS encoding patatin-like phospholipase family protein: MNESGLPRIGVALGGGSARGLTHIPYIEAMDELGLKPAVISGTSIGALIGSGWAAGMSGKELREHSFEVLGTLRTIASRLWATQIRGLGGLLKNGISMQIEATNVVDAFLPDNFPLEFRDLKIPLYVVATDFQSWHQVVFNSGLLRPAIAGSLAIPSFFKPVVYNNHLLVDGGVVNPLPLDQADIDTDFLIGIDVAGDPSANLTKTDHKAIDIWFGSAQIMMHSLTAHMMAAYPPDIYIRPRVSHIGAMEFWRVREIIAHADAEKDRFKRMLAHKIEAYIQDRIEPIDSNPKD, from the coding sequence ATGAACGAGAGCGGATTACCCAGAATCGGGGTCGCCCTGGGTGGCGGGTCGGCCCGTGGACTGACGCATATCCCCTATATCGAGGCCATGGATGAGCTTGGCCTCAAGCCTGCGGTCATTTCGGGCACCTCAATCGGCGCGCTGATCGGTTCGGGCTGGGCCGCCGGAATGAGCGGCAAGGAGCTGCGCGAGCATTCCTTTGAAGTGCTGGGCACCTTGCGCACCATTGCGAGCCGGCTCTGGGCGACCCAGATTCGTGGGCTTGGCGGCCTGTTGAAAAATGGCATCTCCATGCAGATCGAAGCCACCAATGTGGTGGACGCCTTTCTGCCCGACAATTTTCCGCTCGAGTTCCGCGATCTGAAAATTCCGCTCTATGTCGTGGCCACCGATTTTCAGTCCTGGCATCAGGTGGTGTTCAATTCGGGCCTGCTGCGCCCGGCCATTGCCGGCTCCCTCGCCATTCCCAGCTTTTTCAAGCCAGTCGTTTACAACAACCACCTTCTGGTCGATGGCGGCGTGGTCAATCCGCTGCCGCTCGATCAGGCCGATATCGACACCGATTTCCTGATCGGCATCGATGTGGCGGGCGATCCTTCGGCCAATCTCACCAAGACCGACCACAAGGCCATCGATATCTGGTTCGGTTCGGCCCAGATCATGATGCATTCGCTGACCGCCCATATGATGGCCGCCTATCCGCCGGACATCTATATCCGCCCGCGTGTCTCCCATATCGGGGCCATGGAATTCTGGCGCGTGCGGGAGATCATCGCCCATGCCGATGCGGAGAAAGACCGGTTCAAGCGCATGCTCGCGCATAAGATCGAGGCCTATATTCAGGACCGCATCGAGCCGATCGACTCCAATCCCAAGGACTGA